Genomic window (Mycolicibacterium smegmatis):
TCGGCGCCTCCTACACCGGTGTGGAATACCTCGAGGCCCGTCGTGCCCGATGTGCGGTGATCGCCGGGATGAACGCCCTGTTCGACTCCGGTCCGGATCTGTTGATCTCACCCACCATCGCGATGACCGCGCCGCCGTACGGGTCGACACACGTCGATCTCGGCGGACGCACCGTCGGAGTGCTCGACGGGGTCAACGCACTGACCGTCCCGGCGAATGTGACCGGGATGCCCGCACTGACCGTGCCTGCCGGTTTCGGCAGTGACGGACTGCCGATCGGCCTACAGTTGATGGGCCGGCCGGGGGCGGACGCGACGGTGCTCGGCGCAGGCCGGGCCTTCGAGCGGATCGCCGGTTTCGTCGACTTCACCCCCAACCTCTGAGAGCGAGGAGAACCATGTCCGATTTCATGCCATCGCAGGAACAGATTTCCGCGGCGTTCGAGTTCGCGGGCCTGCCCGTGCCCGCCGAGCGGCTCGCGGAGAACCACACCACGTATGCCGAGACACTGGCCCTGATCCGCAAGGCCTCCACACCCGGGCTGGGGGAGACCGTCCCGGCACTGGGTTTCAAGGCGCACTGGGACTGACGGCACCCGAATCTGCAGAGCTGAAAGGAACATCCGGATGGAACTCTACGAACTGCCACTGATCGAGGTCGCCGAGAAGATCCGCACCAAGGAGGTCTCACCGGTCGAGGTCGCCGAGTCGTCGCTCGCGCGCCTGGAGGAGGTCGAACCGCTCCTGACCGCGTTCGTCACCACCACGCCCGAACTCGCCCTCGAGCAGGCCAAGGCCGCCGAAAAAGAGATCGCCGACGGCAAGTACCGCGGTCCGCTGCACGGAATTCCGCTGGGCGTCAAGGATCTCTACGACACCGCGGGTATCAGGACCACGTCGAGCTCGGCGCAGCGCGCCGACCACGTCCCCGACGCCGACTGTGTTTCGGTGGCCAAGCTGTACGACGCGGGCATGATCCTGGTCGGCAAGACCCATACACACGAATTCGCCTACGGTGCAACAACGCCCACCACCGGCAACCCGTGGGCGCCGGACCGCACCCCGGGCGGATCGAGCGGCGGTTCGGGTGCCGCGGTCGCCGCGGGCGTCGTGCACGTCGCACTCGGTAGCGATACAGGCGGATCCATCCGCATCCCTGCCGCGCTGTGCGGCACCGTGGGCCTCAAGCCGACGTACGGGCGCGCGTCGCGCGTCGGTGTCGCCTCGCTGTCGTGGTCCCTGGACCATGTGGGCCCGCTGAGCCGCAACGTGACCGACGCGGCCCTGGTGATGCAGGCCATGTCGGGATATGACCGCCGCGATCCCGGGACGGCCAACGTGCCCGTGCCCGACATGGTTTCGGGTATCGACGCCGGTGTGGCGGGGAAAAAGATCGGCATCCCGGTCAACTACTACACCGACCGGGTCGCCCCCGAGGCCGCCGAGGCAGCGAAGGCGGCCGCGGCCACCTTCGAGAAACTCGGCGCCCAACTGGTCGAGGTCGAGATCCCGATGGCCGAGCACATCGTGCCGACCGAATGGGCGATCATGATGCCCGAGGCGACCGCGTATCACATGGACTACCTGCGCAATTCGCCCGAAAAGTTCACCGACGAGGTCCGCACGCTGCTCGAGGTCGGTGCCGCCGAACCCGCGGTCGACTACGTCAACGCGATGCGTCTGCGCACCCTGATCCAGGCCGCGTGGAACGAGATGTTCACGGGCATCGACGTGCTGCTGGCCCCCACCGTCGTCGCGCCCGCGACCCTGCGCTCCGACCCGTTCGTGCGATGGGAGGACGGCACCGTCGAGGCCGCGACCGCCGCGTATGTGCGGCTGTCGGCGCCGGCCAACGTCACGGGACTGCCGTCGCTCTCGGTACCCGCGGCGTTCACGGCCGACGGCCTGCCGCTGGGCGTGCAGATCCTGGGCAAGCCGTTCGCCGAGCCCGAGATCCTGACGTTCGGCTACGCCTTGGAGCAGAACACCGATACGGTCGGCCGGATCGCGCCGGTCCTGGAGAAGGTGGGCTGACATGGCGCTCGGCACCGGCCTGCGGATCCTCGACACCATCGTCGGCTGGAGCACCGATCAGCCGATCGCAGGCCGGTTGCACGAGCTGCGCCACCGCCACGCCGTTGAGTACGTGCACCTCGATGCGCACGACCTGGACCGCAAGCGTCTGCGCTTGACATCGGACGCCGGCACCGAGTACGCGATCGCACTGTCGCGCGACGTCACGCTCGCCGACGGCGCGGTGCTGCTCCTCGACGACGATCGTGCGGTGGTCGTGCGCGCAGGCGCACCGCAGACGCTGACGCTGCGCGCCGTCGACACCGCGGCGGCCCTGCGTCTCGGGTTCCTCGCGGGGCACCTGCACTGGAAGGTCGATCAGCACGACGACACCCTCGTGGTGCGTCTGGAGGCCCCGCGCGACGACTACACCGCGCGCATCGCCGACCTGCTGGCGAGCGGCCGGGTCCAGATCACATGACCGATCCGGGCCAGCTGATCGCGGCGATGCGGTTCGGCGACAGCGCCTTTCCCTCGGGAGGATTCGCGTTCTCGTCGGGTCTGGAGGGCGCGCACCGCGACGGTCTGGTACACGACGAACGCGACGTCGCCGTGTTCACCGCCGAACAGTTGTGCGGCCGGTGGCACCGCGGCGACCGCGTGCTGCTGCGCATGGCGTGGACGCACGACGATCCCGGCGACGTCGACGCGCTCGCCGAGGCGGTCACCACCATGTCCGTGCTGCGTGAGGCGTCCCGACGTGCGGGCGCCGCGACGCTGTCGACGTTCGCCGCGATCACGACCGCCGACCACCTGACCCGCTATCGCAC
Coding sequences:
- a CDS encoding amidase, producing MELYELPLIEVAEKIRTKEVSPVEVAESSLARLEEVEPLLTAFVTTTPELALEQAKAAEKEIADGKYRGPLHGIPLGVKDLYDTAGIRTTSSSAQRADHVPDADCVSVAKLYDAGMILVGKTHTHEFAYGATTPTTGNPWAPDRTPGGSSGGSGAAVAAGVVHVALGSDTGGSIRIPAALCGTVGLKPTYGRASRVGVASLSWSLDHVGPLSRNVTDAALVMQAMSGYDRRDPGTANVPVPDMVSGIDAGVAGKKIGIPVNYYTDRVAPEAAEAAKAAAATFEKLGAQLVEVEIPMAEHIVPTEWAIMMPEATAYHMDYLRNSPEKFTDEVRTLLEVGAAEPAVDYVNAMRLRTLIQAAWNEMFTGIDVLLAPTVVAPATLRSDPFVRWEDGTVEAATAAYVRLSAPANVTGLPSLSVPAAFTADGLPLGVQILGKPFAEPEILTFGYALEQNTDTVGRIAPVLEKVG
- a CDS encoding urease accessory protein UreF; amino-acid sequence: MTDPGQLIAAMRFGDSAFPSGGFAFSSGLEGAHRDGLVHDERDVAVFTAEQLCGRWHRGDRVLLRMAWTHDDPGDVDALAEAVTTMSVLREASRRAGAATLSTFAAITTADHLTRYRTRVLAGDAPGHLPIAQALSFRAAGLTLPTAEAVAAWQVVSGITSAALRLGICGHLGAQRILGDLTAPMLDVLDREPPAVPATFTAYADIAAQRRRDGVRLFAS
- the ureE gene encoding urease accessory protein UreE; the protein is MALGTGLRILDTIVGWSTDQPIAGRLHELRHRHAVEYVHLDAHDLDRKRLRLTSDAGTEYAIALSRDVTLADGAVLLLDDDRAVVVRAGAPQTLTLRAVDTAAALRLGFLAGHLHWKVDQHDDTLVVRLEAPRDDYTARIADLLASGRVQIT